The genomic window tgaacagaaaaaaaaattcaaatgaaaattaacatgcacttgttttatcgtttccaagTTTATCCATACAAATGTGAGATTGTGGAAttataaactaaagagccttcCGTGATtgagcgtgaatgtaatgcacatgcgcaagattgtaaaatccaaaaaatcagatgatttccggaatttttaggaattttcgttgattattaatgaacgaagcttgattgagacaaaataaaaaacaaattagtaatcttcaagtaccaatgatgtttgaaatatataaaacaaaagacagtactcttccggtttatcggtattaaagctaaaacaaattgagtctattattttaatatagaagtataGATGCTTTCAACATCGCtaaaatatatcatcaatgtTAGCACTAACATAATTGATACCTTTTCTATCCAAACATTTAATTGTTACACTCTACATACATGCAACATGTATGTACCTATCAATTTATCTATATAGTATACTAACCTTCTGCCATCAGTctgtattataaataatttacttatGTGTTTCAATGCATAATTTACCTTGTATAATATTCTGCTCTACATATTATATGTTGCAGTTGGTTTTAACATATGCTTTTTACAGTTgcagtattttcatttttttctacttgaattattggtataaaCAAGATATGATGTACAGCAATGtttatatgttttgatcaggATATAATCATACTCTgatcaataaatttttcaacatatCTGTGAGTTTTTTTGATGGGTAGGTCGGAGAATGAAGAGACATAAAGTATACTAACTACACTAATCTCATTTATGCACTGAAAGATTACTCTCATAAGGCTTTGAATATGAACACAACTGTCAGATAGacgaaatattaaaatatatattacttgTATCCATATTTGTAGACTGTCTTGTCAAATCTTGGAAAGAAACATACGTTCCTCACTAGGTGACAAAAAGAGAAAGATTAATCAAAATGACTTGCAGTAATTGGTATACTGCATTGCATGCAGTggtgtgaatttttttttttatgacaaaatttaaaagtgatTCTTATATTCTGTATATTCATGTGAAATAATCACTGAGGATTTAGGGTTCTTAACAAAAAAGCAGTAAGAAGAAACCCCAACAATAATCTGTTTGCACTGTTACTGtacaaacaacaaacaaaatgttgagtacataaattttcttgaaaaataaacatgtaatttatttttagctgtCCAAGGAAAAACATAGCAATAAAATCTTATCTATATCGATGTGCAATCGCATCCGAAGCATATTGTAATGATTCCTATAAGCTTGttgcaaaatatgaataaaatgaaatagtaAATAATAACTGTATTTGGCATTTATAACGTAAAACGTGGCTTCACGTAGGAAAAGATGTGATATCATTATCAATCTAATCCAGGATCTTAAGAATACGGATTTATTCTTAAATGCAAAAAGGGCAAGTGGCTATATTTGCGTTCAACgctaatatatataataaacaacTGGAATGCATGAACGGTTTCCTTTACCATACTATTTTAAAGAGCCAAAACACCTGCAAACtgattcaaatttcattttatatactTGTGTCACTGTCAAAGGTAGAAGGATATattcttgtacatgtaactgCATAGTTTGAATGAACTACTTATCAAAAGATTTTAATAATCAAGGTACTATTAAACCCgacctaaataaaaaaaattgcgcatgcaaatatatcatatgttaattgCCATTCATAGTCAAGTATTTGCTGGATGTGCCTCTTTTGATATTGTGATATGTAAAAGTagcagttttaattttttgctgTTTAATGAGATTGTGCTGTATATTTTTCTGTGTTAACATGTTTGATTATTACATATTGTAGACTCGTTTCTATCTCTAGTAAAGTTATTTCTAACATAAAGtgtttaactgtttttattgCAAACACATAGCAAAGACTACGTATCGAAAGCATTGAAGATGTAAACACAAAGAGGATGGCACAATGTATAATAGTAATTTATCATACTTTTAcaatgattttatattaatattgtaGCTGTTAGTTATTCACATCCATCTTTCCATGCattttaaatgaacaaaaaaattgtttataacaGAAACGACATAAAAAGGTATCGCTTTATTTCGCCTCATATCAATATTCGCCCTCTGACGTCGAAGCAGATATGTTTGTAATATTGTAtcacgactttgacatcgctataAATGAAAGTCATAATATTTTGgcaaatcaaaaatcaaatgttcactaatatttcttaattttgctTTCTTTATAATCTACGTATAACACGCGGATAAAATAAACCTAATCATTTCTTGGGACGAAAACAAAAGGgttcccttttctaaacataaccatgattcattttgatttgttttttgtgtTGTCCATATAAAATagtgtacattttcttaaaatactaaatgaaagaagaaatagaaaggaaaaaatgaacaaatctatttaaaattaaaaaatggaaaGGTGGAGAGAAGtggattttgaaataaatggaaAAGAATCGGTTTCAGAAAGCGTTATCCGTGCGGCGTTATGAAAATAGTGAATCAGCGCGTCTTTATTTTACAAAGGGTGTCGCTAGAATTATTCCCGCGttgaatttattgatttaatgaGAATCACAACATTACGTGTCCAAAAACATATCACTCACAACGTCTTGATAATACACATTTATAtctacattttcaactgtctttgtctgtgataacattacaaatcaattttgaaccctaaaaccgaataacatcaaaaaatatgagtgacacaaaatgggcgtgtcttatagcaaaaccgaaaaacggtattggctgcacagcgcgcgtagtaatacattgcatgtgctaaataaaaaaagtagtggttttgaaatgttttcttttcgcacacaaaatgaatgaaaattaaaatgagcATGTAAAGGTTaccatttaaaatgaaatttatagaaaaatatcttaatatgcaatctaaatattttatataaacggCTCGTCTGCTGATGAATAGATTTCTTATAATGATCGTCTGCTGAtcacttcattttttatttcgatcGAATGCAGCCACCATGAACGACGATATATCAGATGCGGTAAAATATGGCGATTTTGAAGTATTTAGTGGGGATAATTATGAAGCCCTCCTGCCAGAATTAAAATTAGAAGGTTTTGATTCTGATTTTGACAATTTTCCATCCGAAATGGTCGTTTCGGACTTCGATATAACATTAACCCAACAGGCATTTGCCGATTTGAAAAAATCCGATGATCCCGGGTTGCCAGCCCCAGAAACGCCAACAAGTACTCGTTTTGCCAAGCTTTCCGACGACGAAATTAAAGGATTTCAGGAACTCACACAATCAAAGGCTACAAAACAAAGCACCAAATGGGGTTTAAAGATTCTTACAGGTacgcttcttttttttttttaaagtaaatattagTAAGCAATTAAACGCAAACAAAAACAGCCCATATTATGCAATTACAGTTTATTCTCAAATTACTGTCAAAACATGGATATCATTGTGCGTTTTCTATTACAGATTGGCATATTGAAACGTTTGGAGTCCCTCTAGATCTGGCTGAGATTTGCGAGGAGGATCTGGCGAAAAAACTCAGTCGCTTTTACTGCGGAGCAAAACCCCAAAACCCGAAAAAGGAGCATACCTccgaatatcataaaaataccaTGAAAGCAATCAGAGCCGCCATAAACAGGCATTTATCCGACATCGGTCGAAATATAGACATTGTAAACGATAAAGCAttcaaaactgcaaataaaagtttgacCGGTCTCATGAAGCATAGAATGGTCACTGGAACTTCTCGCCCTACAACTCATAAGGAGATCATTCACAAATCAGATTTACAGAAAATTTCTGCTTACCTGGAGAGTGCATATTCTTCTCCAGTCAATCTGCGACTTGCAATGTGGTACATCATTGCGATACATTTTGTGTCTCGTGGTCTTGAATTCCTTCATCAGCTTCGGGTAGATTCCTTCGA from Magallana gigas chromosome 9, xbMagGiga1.1, whole genome shotgun sequence includes these protein-coding regions:
- the LOC117684459 gene encoding uncharacterized protein encodes the protein MNDDISDAVKYGDFEVFSGDNYEALLPELKLEGFDSDFDNFPSEMVVSDFDITLTQQAFADLKKSDDPGLPAPETPTSTRFAKLSDDEIKGFQELTQSKATKQSTKWGLKILTDWHIETFGVPLDLAEICEEDLAKKLSRFYCGAKPQNPKKEHTSEYHKNTMKAIRAAINRHLSDIGRNIDIVNDKAFKTANKSLTGLMKHRMVTGTSRPTTHKEIIHKSDLQKISAYLESAYSSPVNLRLAMWYIIAIHFVSRGLEFLHQLRVDSFDFKVDEEGSIYACLKHETKQKNYQGGIHKLEALNDKRMYETGNETCPVKMLKFFLSKTDPNASHLFNKCVKDAISYPKDCNIWYTADPMKKRSYVNFLPDICKAAGCKRYTAHCLRATAIQAMNDAGFEARHVMYFSGHRNEASIRSYNRELSCTQKKVRVQLYLQ